A genomic segment from Psychrobacillus sp. FSL K6-2836 encodes:
- a CDS encoding serine hydrolase domain-containing protein, whose protein sequence is MSKNKSLIFLLILIISIPLLFVPLLAQADEMFDTGKVDEYVTNYIENNGLPGAAIVVIKDGKVLYEKGFGHDSDGDPLTAKSIIGIASGTKPFTAFAVLQLVDAGNIKLDEPIINYLPELKLGDERWGQVTVRHLLSHTSGLPNPTIVAPANTLKEGVGRLHDWKLQSNPGEKYFYSNANYWTLAYLVEEISGMGLNDYLTENVFTPLGMNDSISVVNSGDITKKLEIPRGYVTLYGTAMPWTELEKMFSGSGSIFTTASDMGKWLAMHTNDGKNEKGEQLLSQELLKESYLPQSRNGKYGLGWSLSSLNIKPARISHSGSNSTFQSQQDIVPSSGYAVAVLLNSFTPTFEHAYEISSGVIQLTEGKKTEIKSSIPKMIDLSLGVITLIYLILGIRGIRRSKKWTKKRNQHVAWKFYLRLIPQLIPVLGIGWLLFILPILKNNSSTTLDAFGLWPAAIILLAIGFIIGLVLTSLRIYYRIRLIRNRRL, encoded by the coding sequence GTGTCTAAAAACAAAAGTCTTATTTTTTTATTGATATTAATTATTTCGATTCCTCTATTGTTTGTTCCTTTACTAGCTCAGGCTGATGAAATGTTCGATACAGGAAAAGTGGATGAGTATGTTACGAATTATATAGAGAACAACGGGCTGCCTGGTGCTGCTATCGTAGTCATAAAGGATGGAAAGGTACTATATGAAAAAGGATTTGGTCATGATTCTGACGGAGATCCACTGACAGCAAAGTCTATTATTGGTATTGCTTCTGGTACAAAGCCATTCACTGCATTTGCGGTTTTACAATTGGTTGATGCAGGAAACATAAAATTGGATGAACCTATTATTAATTATCTTCCTGAATTAAAACTAGGTGATGAAAGGTGGGGACAGGTGACTGTACGTCACTTGTTGAGTCACACATCTGGTCTGCCGAATCCTACCATTGTAGCACCAGCGAATACCTTAAAAGAAGGTGTAGGACGTCTGCATGATTGGAAACTACAATCCAACCCTGGAGAAAAGTATTTTTATAGTAATGCAAACTACTGGACATTAGCTTATTTAGTAGAAGAAATAAGTGGAATGGGGTTAAATGACTACCTAACAGAAAATGTGTTCACACCGCTCGGAATGAATGATTCCATCTCGGTAGTTAACTCTGGGGATATTACAAAAAAATTAGAAATACCTCGAGGATATGTCACGTTATATGGTACGGCAATGCCATGGACAGAGCTTGAAAAAATGTTCAGTGGTTCAGGGAGTATTTTTACGACTGCTAGTGATATGGGAAAATGGTTAGCTATGCATACAAACGACGGAAAAAATGAAAAAGGAGAACAATTACTATCACAAGAGTTACTAAAAGAGTCCTATTTACCACAATCTAGGAATGGGAAATATGGACTTGGTTGGTCTTTAAGCTCCCTAAATATTAAGCCAGCTCGCATTTCTCATAGCGGCTCAAACTCTACTTTTCAATCCCAACAAGATATCGTTCCAAGTAGCGGCTATGCGGTTGCCGTTTTATTGAATAGTTTCACTCCTACATTCGAACATGCATATGAGATCAGTTCTGGAGTTATTCAATTGACAGAGGGAAAAAAAACCGAAATAAAATCTTCAATTCCTAAAATGATAGATTTATCACTTGGTGTTATCACATTGATTTACTTGATATTAGGAATCAGAGGTATAAGAAGAAGTAAAAAATGGACGAAAAAACGTAACCAGCATGTAGCTTGGAAATTCTATCTTCGTTTAATTCCGCAATTGATACCTGTCCTTGGTATAGGATGGTTATTATTTATTCTCCCTATATTAAAAAATAACAGTTCCACCACGTTAGATGCATTCGGTCTTTGGCCAGCTGCGATAATTTTATTGGCAATAGGTTTCATCATTGGATTGGTGCTCACAAGTTTAAGAATCTATTATCGAATAAGATTAATTAGAAATAGAAGATTGTGA
- a CDS encoding sensor histidine kinase, whose product MIYVIIVISLATVFLLTRLCSVKKEVKKIGKQLQFYNDRKTNKKIDMALIDKDIENLGLEINKLIDLHVTENRLRVRFKDEHKHAVANMSHDLRTPLTSILGYIQMAEADNLTAEEKNELLSIAFNRAKRLEVLLKEFFELSVIESSEYHLKSERVNLKEITFDILMSFYDRLNEKNMEPSITMPETDIFIISDDSAVKRVFENLMSNAIAYSDGNIRISLEEKDSMARLIVKNDAHSLTEEAAQRMFDRFYTVDQSRSGTSTGLGLSIVKSLMEKMNGTIIVQLNDGELSIVCEWKSVA is encoded by the coding sequence TTGATTTATGTAATCATCGTCATATCTTTAGCGACAGTATTTTTGCTCACGCGTTTATGTTCGGTAAAGAAAGAAGTGAAAAAGATCGGAAAACAGCTACAATTCTATAACGATCGAAAAACTAATAAAAAAATTGATATGGCGCTTATTGATAAAGATATAGAAAATCTGGGACTAGAAATTAATAAGCTTATTGATTTGCATGTGACGGAGAATCGATTAAGAGTGCGTTTTAAAGATGAACATAAACACGCTGTTGCAAACATGTCCCATGATTTGAGAACACCATTAACTTCTATACTGGGGTACATTCAGATGGCTGAAGCGGATAATCTGACAGCTGAAGAAAAAAATGAATTACTATCGATCGCATTCAACCGAGCAAAAAGACTAGAAGTATTGTTAAAGGAATTCTTTGAGCTGAGTGTTATTGAATCCTCCGAATACCATCTAAAGTCTGAGCGAGTCAATCTCAAGGAGATTACTTTTGATATATTAATGAGCTTCTATGACCGTTTAAATGAAAAAAATATGGAACCTAGCATAACAATGCCAGAAACGGATATATTCATTATTTCTGATGATTCAGCCGTAAAGAGAGTTTTTGAAAATCTGATGTCCAATGCGATTGCCTATTCAGATGGAAATATCAGAATTAGTCTTGAGGAAAAAGATTCAATGGCAAGACTAATCGTGAAAAATGATGCACATTCATTAACCGAAGAAGCTGCCCAGCGTATGTTTGACCGATTTTATACTGTCGATCAATCACGTTCGGGTACAAGTACCGGCTTAGGCTTGTCGATTGTGAAAAGCTTGATGGAAAAAATGAATGGGACAATTATAGTCCAGCTAAATGATGGCGAATTATCGATAGTTTGTGAATGGAAGTCAGTAGCTTAA